In Solanum stenotomum isolate F172 unplaced genomic scaffold, ASM1918654v1 scaffold8863, whole genome shotgun sequence, the genomic window GGCTTCACCAAAGTAACATCAAATTTAGCCATGCACATAAAGGCTATTATCGCGAATAGAACACTAGAACAAAGTAGGACACTCAGCTATGACATTTCTTCATCCAGCAACTTTCCTCGAAAAGCTTCTTCCCGGAAGAAACTCTTTAGACCGTCCATGGAACAAGTCGTGCTGCCCATGCCATCCTCCTGCCTTCATTGGCTTAACTATTGGCTGCATTGTAGGTCCTCTGCCAGAGCCAATATTCATGCTTC contains:
- the LOC125853078 gene encoding uncharacterized protein LOC125853078; protein product: MNYQDPTRNDKFLQGSFNQQPKYRPPGRNIPSDPMVGSRVQNFAVSDAADKLGSMNIGSGRGPTMQPIVKPMKAGGWHGQHDLFHGRSKEFLPGRSFSRKVAG